Proteins encoded by one window of Nitrospiraceae bacterium:
- the nadC gene encoding carboxylating nicotinate-nucleotide diphosphorylase: protein MKIPYSVKEIIRIALDEDIGNGDITTSLLIPEDSESRALLIAKGQFVVAGMPFIKEVFLNLDNAIRIDVLINDGSTATKGAVITEITGKTKAILSGERVCLNILQRLCGIATLTNMFVEKIKGLDAKIVDTRKTTPGLRFMEKYAVRCGGGSNHRFGLFDGILIKDNHIEAVGSISKAVSIAKKMHHLGKIEVEVENLNDLKQAVDSDADIVMLDNMSLKDMKDAVRIVKASGKQILLEASGNVNLDNVRAIAETGVDLISIGALTHSAEAADISMKIVQ from the coding sequence ATGAAAATCCCCTATAGCGTAAAAGAAATCATCCGCATAGCTTTAGATGAAGACATCGGCAACGGCGACATTACAACTTCCCTGCTTATTCCGGAAGACAGCGAATCAAGAGCTCTCTTAATAGCAAAGGGACAGTTCGTAGTAGCAGGAATGCCGTTTATAAAAGAAGTGTTTCTTAATCTTGATAATGCCATAAGAATTGATGTCTTGATAAATGACGGATCAACAGCAACAAAGGGAGCAGTAATAACTGAGATAACAGGAAAGACAAAAGCCATTCTCTCAGGAGAAAGAGTATGTCTTAATATCCTCCAGCGTTTATGCGGCATAGCAACACTCACCAATATGTTCGTCGAAAAAATAAAAGGACTTGATGCAAAAATTGTTGACACAAGAAAGACAACGCCCGGATTAAGATTCATGGAAAAATATGCGGTAAGATGCGGCGGCGGAAGTAATCACAGATTCGGGCTTTTTGACGGTATTCTTATTAAAGACAATCACATCGAAGCCGTGGGAAGCATTTCTAAGGCTGTAAGCATTGCAAAAAAAATGCATCACCTTGGGAAAATTGAGGTTGAAGTAGAAAATTTAAATGATCTCAAGCAGGCGGTTGATTCTGACGCTGACATTGTAATGCTGGACAACATGTCTCTGAAAGATATGAAAGATGCTGTCCGCATAGTAAAGGCATCTGGAAAACAGATACTGCTTGAGGCATCAGGCAATGTAAATCTTGACAATGTCAGGGCTATTGCAGAAACAGGAGTAGATCTAATCTCGATAGGAGCACTCACACACTCTGCTGAGGCAGCAGACATCAGTATGAAGATTGTGCAGTGA